The following are encoded in a window of Sminthopsis crassicaudata isolate SCR6 chromosome 5, ASM4859323v1, whole genome shotgun sequence genomic DNA:
- the AMHR2 gene encoding anti-Muellerian hormone type-2 receptor, with protein sequence MLGSLSFWMLLPAAVQAPAGHRTCVFFEGPGVQGSTRALGELLDAGPGPPRGIRCLYSHCCFGIWNLTQDGAQLEMQGCRDSDEPGCESSRCEPARLAHATPASTLFTCSCGTDLCNANYSHLPPPGISRTPNSEGPQSPPGDSFLVVVSLLVLFFLLMLGSSILALRQWKAFRASGGQELEAEPGIGWSQELPELQELYFSQILQEGGHTVVWAGQLQGEPVAIKAFPTWAAPQFQTERALYELSGLQHDNIVRFIAAGRGGPSSRPPGPLLVLQLYPKGSLCHYLAHHTCDWGLSLKLALSLTRGLAFLHEESWRDGQYKPGIAHRDLSSHNVFVRDDGSCAIGDLGLALALPGLTQPPTWLPTQPRGPATIMEAGTQRYMAPEILDKTLDLQDWGMALRRADIYSLSLLLWEMLSRCPDLWPDHRPPPFQLAYEAELGSSPTTCELWALAVAERRRPHIPPSWYRTTMEPGGLPELLEDCWDSDPEARLTAECVQHRLARLGYTAEAPDSGEASPNVLPSFCPQACPASPGTAAPLPWQGTSLDSS encoded by the exons ATGCTGGGGAGTCTGAGCTTCTGGATGCTTCTTCCTGCTGCTGTGCAGG CCCCAGCAGGTCATCGGACTTGTGTGTTCTTTGAAGGCCCTGGAGTGCAGGGAAGCACAAGGGCCCTGGGGGAGCTACTAGATGCAGGGCCAGGCCCCCCCAGGGGTATCCGTTGCCTCTACAGCCATTGCTGCTTTGGAATATGGAACCTGACTCAGGATGGAGCCCAGCTGGAGATGCAGG GTTGCCGAGACAGTGACGAGCCGGGTTGCGAATCCTCCAGGTGTGAGCCAGCCCGCCTTGCCCACGCCACCCCTGCCTCCACTCTGTTCACCTGCTCATGTGGCACTGATCTCTGCAATGCCAACTACAGCCACTTGCCACCTCCAGGGATCTCAAGGACCCCCAACTCTGAGGGTCCCCAATCTCCACCTG GGGACTCCTTTCTAGTGGTGGTGTCTCTGCTGGTGCTGTTCTTCCTTCTTATGCTGGGCAGCAGCATCTTGG CCCTTCGACAGTGGAAGGCATTTAGGGCCTCGGGGGGCCAGGAGCTAGAAGCTGAGCCAGGCATCGGTTGGAGCCAGGAGTTGCCGGAGCTACAAGAGTTATACTTCTCACAG ATCCTGCAAGAGGGGGGCCATACGGTGGTATGGGCAGGACAGCTTCAAGGGGAGCCAGTGGCCATAAAGGCCTTCCCCACTTGGGCAGCACCCCAGTTTCAGACAGAAAGGGCACTCTATGAGCTCTCTGGCCTGCAACATGACAACATAGTACGATTTATTGCCGCTGGCAGAGGGGGCCCCAGTTCCCGGCCCCCTGGTCCCCTGCTGGTACTTCAGCTGTACCCCAAG GGCTCCCTGTGCCACTATCTGGCTCACCATACCTGTGATTGGGGCCTCTCTCTAAAGCTCGCACTCTCTCTGACAAGGGGCCTGGCCTTCCTTCATGAGGAATCCTGGAGGGATG GTCAATATAAACCAGGCATTGCTCACAGGGACCTGAGTAGCCACAATGTGTTTGTTCGAGATGATGGTTCTTGTGCCATTGGAGACCTGGGTCTTGCCTTGGCACTTCCTGGTCTCACTCAGCCCCCTACCTGGCTTCCCACTCAACCCCGGGGCCCAGCTACCATCATGGAG GCTGGAACTCAGAGATACATGGCCCCAGAGATTCTGGACAAGACTCTAGACCTTCAGGACTGGGGGATGGCCCTTCGGCGGGCCGATATCTACTCTCTTTCACTGCTCTTGTGGGAGATGCTAAGTCGATGCCCTGACTTATGGCCTG ACCACAGGCCTCCACCGTTCCAGCTGGCCTACGAAGCAGAGCTGGGGAGCAGCCCCACCACCTGCGAGCTCTGGGCCTTGGCTGTGGCAGAAAGAAGGCGGCCTCACATTCCCCCCAGCTGGTACCGTACCACCATG GAGCCTGGGGGATTGCCTGAGCTTCTGGAAGATTGCTGGGATTCAGATCCTGAAGCTCGACTTACAGCTGAGTGTGTGCAGCACAGATTGGCCAGGCTGGGGTACACTGCCGAGGCCCCTGACTCTGGGGAGGCTTCTCCcaatgtccttccttccttctgtccccaAGCCTGTCCTGCCAGCCCTGGGACAGCAGCCCCACTCCCTTGGCAAGGGACCTCTTTAGACTCTAGCTGA